One stretch of Tribolium castaneum strain GA2 chromosome 5, icTriCast1.1, whole genome shotgun sequence DNA includes these proteins:
- the Zasp67 gene encoding mRNA export factor GLE1 isoform X1, with product MAIELNFVKSDNESWGFRLTGGAEYDVPLTVIKVAQNSIAENGGLRENDIIVRVNDTPTTGVTHPEAHDLLVSAGINLTLAIRRDLSSTYEEESNEEVKNIMQSCVEDETIIEHERQVHFEIVNPNQLVVGNTEQKIETQTIKEKETKSSSGSVSVAEERKWSTFLQKPKNPKPVLKKQEDTPKGEPYRVVIKKQKKKTEDKNKMKETKLEAAEQVVETNEELETFAQEPNVVAVQEVSVRAEITEECEIQIEDKESEENSDAEKEVSTESNKSQVEKNAELEKVLEEKLAEVQKQLQALAQLPSTIQSTIDAVTKQLATIVHITTLSVAESEDKAMSEVNSEFEDDKAEQVVTEESGVSSNQDEVFGELEPQPEEAEEMQPSEETEIHEETVEVEEKQFDPEEGLTEEEKEAKRAERELLEKQQKEREQLEEFKQRRLKQKPTLPLKPIERPIILPGGRRWSQPDDACPSVRHPKMSDEKIANTIETYSEVIVGKLKGINFLKYQPPPKNLDYLQRSDVYKLVHDLEPPVRGISSRASKILSEQDYYQAG from the exons ATGGCtatagaattaaattttgtaaaatcggATAACGAATCGTGGGGCTTTCGCCTCACTGGTGGAGCTGAATATGACGTTCCACTTACAGTCATCAAG GTGGCACAGAATAGCATTGCCGAAAACGGGGGGCTTAGAGAGAACGATATTATTGTCAGAGTCAACGACACCCCTACCACAGGTGTTACGCATCCTGAAGCCCACGATTTGCTAGTTTCAGCGGGAATTAACTTAACTTTAGCAATCAGgag aGATCTTTCTTCAACGTAC GAGGAAGAAAGTAATGAAGAAGTCAAAAATATCATGCAAAGTTGTGTAGAAGACGAAACGATAATTGAACATGAACGACAAGTGCATTTTGAAATTGTGAATCCCAACCAGTTAGTTGTTGGTAacactgaacaaaaaattgaaactcaAACAATAAAGGAGAA agaaacTAAATCATCGAGTGGTTCAGTTTCGGTAGCAGAGGAACGGAAGTGGTCAACCTTTttgcaaaaaccaaaaaacccaaaaccagttttgaaaaaacaagaaGACACCCCTAAA GGCGAGCCCTACAGGGTTgtgataaaaaaacagaagaaaaaaaCCGAAGACAAGAACAAAATGAAGGAAACCAAACTGGAGGCTGCAGAACAGGTAGTTGAGACGAATGAAGAACTTGAAACTTTTGCACAAGAACCAAATGTGGTTGCTGTTCAAGAAGTTTCAGTTCGTGCTGAAATTACGGAAGAATGTGAAATACAAATTGAAGATAAAGAAAGCGAAGAGAACAGTGATGCGGAAAAAG aggtGTCAACTGAATCCAATAAGTCACAAGTGGAGAAAAATG CTGAGTTGGAGAAAGTGTTAGAAGAAAAACTAGCCGAAGTCCAGAAGCAGTTGCAAGCTTTAGCCCAATTACCTTCAACAATTCAATCAACAATTGATGCCGTTACCAAACAATTAGCCACAATAGTCCACATCACAACGTTATCGGTTGCTGAAAGCGAAGATAAGGCAATGTCAGAGGTGAATTCGGAATTTGAGGACGACAAAGCTGAACAAGTCGTTACTGAAG AAAGTGGGGTTTCTTCAAACCAAGACGAAGTTTTTGGCGAACTGGAGCCCCAACCAGAAGAAGCGGAAGAAATGCAACCGTCTGAAGAAACAGAAATTCACGAAGAAACCGTCGAAGTGGAGGAAAAACAGTTCGATCCGGAGGAGGGTTTGACCGAAGAGGAGAAAGAAGCGAAAAGAGCGGAACGCGAGCTTTTGGAAAAACAGCAAAAG gaGCGAGAACAACTCGAGGAGTTCAAGCAGCGTCGtttgaaacaaaaaccaaCCTTACCCTTAAAACCTATTGAGCGTCCCATAATTTTACCAGGAGGCCGGAGATGGTCTCAGCCTGATGACGCATGTCCATCCGTTCGACACCCAAAAATGTCCgatgaaaaaattgcaaacactaTAGAGACCTATTCCGAAGTTATCGTCGGGAAGCTGAAAGG aattaattttttgaaatatcagCCACCGCcaaaaaatttggattatCTCCAGCGGTCCGATGTCTACAAGTTAGTCCATGATCTTGAACCCCCCGTCAGAGGGATTTCTAGTCGCGCctcgaaaattttatcagagcAAGATTACTACCAG GCTGGATAA
- the Zasp67 gene encoding uncharacterized protein F23F12.8 isoform X3: protein MAIELNFVKSDNESWGFRLTGGAEYDVPLTVIKVAQNSIAENGGLRENDIIVRVNDTPTTGVTHPEAHDLLVSAGINLTLAIRRDLSSTYEEESNEEVKNIMQSCVEDETIIEHERQVHFEIVNPNQLVVGNTEQKIETQTIKEKETKSSSGSVSVAEERKWSTFLQKPKNPKPVLKKQEDTPKGEPYRVVIKKQKKKTEDKNKMKETKLEAAEQVVETNEELETFAQEPNVVAVQEVSVRAEITEECEIQIEDKESEENSDAEKEVSTESNKSQVEKNAELEKVLEEKLAEVQKQLQALAQLPSTIQSTIDAVTKQLATIVHITTLSVAESEDKAMSEVNSEFEDDKAEQVVTEESGVSSNQDEVFGELEPQPEEAEEMQPSEETEIHEETVEVEEKQFDPEEGLTEEEKEAKRAERELLEKQQKVNHWNQIWPWSDKKKPIYRINFLKYQPPPKNLDYLQRSDVYKLVHDLEPPVRGISSRASKILSEQDYYQAG, encoded by the exons ATGGCtatagaattaaattttgtaaaatcggATAACGAATCGTGGGGCTTTCGCCTCACTGGTGGAGCTGAATATGACGTTCCACTTACAGTCATCAAG GTGGCACAGAATAGCATTGCCGAAAACGGGGGGCTTAGAGAGAACGATATTATTGTCAGAGTCAACGACACCCCTACCACAGGTGTTACGCATCCTGAAGCCCACGATTTGCTAGTTTCAGCGGGAATTAACTTAACTTTAGCAATCAGgag aGATCTTTCTTCAACGTAC GAGGAAGAAAGTAATGAAGAAGTCAAAAATATCATGCAAAGTTGTGTAGAAGACGAAACGATAATTGAACATGAACGACAAGTGCATTTTGAAATTGTGAATCCCAACCAGTTAGTTGTTGGTAacactgaacaaaaaattgaaactcaAACAATAAAGGAGAA agaaacTAAATCATCGAGTGGTTCAGTTTCGGTAGCAGAGGAACGGAAGTGGTCAACCTTTttgcaaaaaccaaaaaacccaaaaccagttttgaaaaaacaagaaGACACCCCTAAA GGCGAGCCCTACAGGGTTgtgataaaaaaacagaagaaaaaaaCCGAAGACAAGAACAAAATGAAGGAAACCAAACTGGAGGCTGCAGAACAGGTAGTTGAGACGAATGAAGAACTTGAAACTTTTGCACAAGAACCAAATGTGGTTGCTGTTCAAGAAGTTTCAGTTCGTGCTGAAATTACGGAAGAATGTGAAATACAAATTGAAGATAAAGAAAGCGAAGAGAACAGTGATGCGGAAAAAG aggtGTCAACTGAATCCAATAAGTCACAAGTGGAGAAAAATG CTGAGTTGGAGAAAGTGTTAGAAGAAAAACTAGCCGAAGTCCAGAAGCAGTTGCAAGCTTTAGCCCAATTACCTTCAACAATTCAATCAACAATTGATGCCGTTACCAAACAATTAGCCACAATAGTCCACATCACAACGTTATCGGTTGCTGAAAGCGAAGATAAGGCAATGTCAGAGGTGAATTCGGAATTTGAGGACGACAAAGCTGAACAAGTCGTTACTGAAG AAAGTGGGGTTTCTTCAAACCAAGACGAAGTTTTTGGCGAACTGGAGCCCCAACCAGAAGAAGCGGAAGAAATGCAACCGTCTGAAGAAACAGAAATTCACGAAGAAACCGTCGAAGTGGAGGAAAAACAGTTCGATCCGGAGGAGGGTTTGACCGAAGAGGAGAAAGAAGCGAAAAGAGCGGAACGCGAGCTTTTGGAAAAACAGCAAAAG GTTAACCATTGGAACCAAATCTGGCCATGGTCCGACAAAAAAAAGCCCATCTACAG aattaattttttgaaatatcagCCACCGCcaaaaaatttggattatCTCCAGCGGTCCGATGTCTACAAGTTAGTCCATGATCTTGAACCCCCCGTCAGAGGGATTTCTAGTCGCGCctcgaaaattttatcagagcAAGATTACTACCAG GCTGGATAA
- the Zasp67 gene encoding rab GTPase-binding effector protein 1 isoform X2, with the protein MAIELNFVKSDNESWGFRLTGGAEYDVPLTVIKVAQNSIAENGGLRENDIIVRVNDTPTTGVTHPEAHDLLVSAGINLTLAIRRDLSSTYEEESNEEVKNIMQSCVEDETIIEHERQVHFEIVNPNQLVVGNTEQKIETQTIKEKETKSSSGSVSVAEERKWSTFLQKPKNPKPVLKKQEDTPKGEPYRVVIKKQKKKTEDKNKMKETKLEAAEQVVETNEELETFAQEPNVVAVQEVSVRAEITEECEIQIEDKESEENSDAEKEVSTESNKSQVEKNAELEKVLEEKLAEVQKQLQALAQLPSTIQSTIDAVTKQLATIVHITTLSVAESEDKAMSEVNSEFEDDKAEQVVTEESGVSSNQDEVFGELEPQPEEAEEMQPSEETEIHEETVEVEEKQFDPEEGLTEEEKEAKRAERELLEKQQKVNHWNQIWPWSDKKKPIYRESNCCLVPSKAVATKKINFLKYQPPPKNLDYLQRSDVYKLVHDLEPPVRGISSRASKILSEQDYYQAG; encoded by the exons ATGGCtatagaattaaattttgtaaaatcggATAACGAATCGTGGGGCTTTCGCCTCACTGGTGGAGCTGAATATGACGTTCCACTTACAGTCATCAAG GTGGCACAGAATAGCATTGCCGAAAACGGGGGGCTTAGAGAGAACGATATTATTGTCAGAGTCAACGACACCCCTACCACAGGTGTTACGCATCCTGAAGCCCACGATTTGCTAGTTTCAGCGGGAATTAACTTAACTTTAGCAATCAGgag aGATCTTTCTTCAACGTAC GAGGAAGAAAGTAATGAAGAAGTCAAAAATATCATGCAAAGTTGTGTAGAAGACGAAACGATAATTGAACATGAACGACAAGTGCATTTTGAAATTGTGAATCCCAACCAGTTAGTTGTTGGTAacactgaacaaaaaattgaaactcaAACAATAAAGGAGAA agaaacTAAATCATCGAGTGGTTCAGTTTCGGTAGCAGAGGAACGGAAGTGGTCAACCTTTttgcaaaaaccaaaaaacccaaaaccagttttgaaaaaacaagaaGACACCCCTAAA GGCGAGCCCTACAGGGTTgtgataaaaaaacagaagaaaaaaaCCGAAGACAAGAACAAAATGAAGGAAACCAAACTGGAGGCTGCAGAACAGGTAGTTGAGACGAATGAAGAACTTGAAACTTTTGCACAAGAACCAAATGTGGTTGCTGTTCAAGAAGTTTCAGTTCGTGCTGAAATTACGGAAGAATGTGAAATACAAATTGAAGATAAAGAAAGCGAAGAGAACAGTGATGCGGAAAAAG aggtGTCAACTGAATCCAATAAGTCACAAGTGGAGAAAAATG CTGAGTTGGAGAAAGTGTTAGAAGAAAAACTAGCCGAAGTCCAGAAGCAGTTGCAAGCTTTAGCCCAATTACCTTCAACAATTCAATCAACAATTGATGCCGTTACCAAACAATTAGCCACAATAGTCCACATCACAACGTTATCGGTTGCTGAAAGCGAAGATAAGGCAATGTCAGAGGTGAATTCGGAATTTGAGGACGACAAAGCTGAACAAGTCGTTACTGAAG AAAGTGGGGTTTCTTCAAACCAAGACGAAGTTTTTGGCGAACTGGAGCCCCAACCAGAAGAAGCGGAAGAAATGCAACCGTCTGAAGAAACAGAAATTCACGAAGAAACCGTCGAAGTGGAGGAAAAACAGTTCGATCCGGAGGAGGGTTTGACCGAAGAGGAGAAAGAAGCGAAAAGAGCGGAACGCGAGCTTTTGGAAAAACAGCAAAAG GTTAACCATTGGAACCAAATCTGGCCATGGTCCGACAAAAAAAAGCCCATCTACAG agaGTCCAATTGTTGTCTGGTCCCCAGTAAAGCGGTCGCAACCAAAAA aattaattttttgaaatatcagCCACCGCcaaaaaatttggattatCTCCAGCGGTCCGATGTCTACAAGTTAGTCCATGATCTTGAACCCCCCGTCAGAGGGATTTCTAGTCGCGCctcgaaaattttatcagagcAAGATTACTACCAG GCTGGATAA